The genomic interval ATGATTCCAGTATTTTGCGAACCGGTTCGGTATCCACTTTCTGCTGCAATGGCGCATCTTTAACAAATCGTGATTCCGTAATCATAATCTTGTCTCTGTTTACAAGATAAACCTCCCCGGTATCTCCAATATTCCTGTAATCAGTGAAGATTTCATTTATTGCCGATACATCAAAGCAGGCAATAAGATATCCTAACGGTTCTTTACGGGAGATTCCAAGATGGTGTATGGGGGATATTATATGAAAACCTTTCATCCCGCACAAAGAGCAGAAATGGAGAGGATAAAGGTATACCTTTTTCTGTGTAAAATCCATGTTGGTTAAAAGTTTTTCTTCCGTGTAGATATTTTTTCCGGCCATTTTTTCATCTGTTGATACAATAACGTTATATTCAGTATCTACTATATGAATACCTAACATGTGAGTATCTATGGGCAACTTGGCGGTTTTTAAGTACTTAGTTAATGATTGTATGATAGTGCTGCGGTATTCCCCATGCGTTATTTTTTCGAGACTTTCTCTTATATATCCGTCGCTGCAGAAATCAATTACCCTGTTCTCTTTCGAAGCAATGCACAAGAGTAAATAATTTTTTTTTGCTTTTGCAAGTGCTGTGAATCTGTTTATTTCACGGTCACGGATTTCCGTTCTGAGATACAGATAATACATCGTTGTAATGAGGGCAATTGGTATGAGTGCGGCGCAAAGCCCGAATAGCAATATTTTCCATTTTATGTTAAATGATTTCACTTTTTTTTCCTCCCTTCTGCAAAAAAAACGTAACACTTTAGTCTTTTGAAAAATTCCGATAATAGCGATGTTTGCCGCATAGTGCAGGGACGAAGCATTTGCTATAAATTGCCATAAATACGTTCATACCCAAACGGGCAAATGCTTCGCCCCCTACTTTTTAAAAGACTAAAGTGTCACAAAAAACCAAAGGGGATTTTCAGGTTGATTCCAGTAGATACCGGCGCTTGTCGTTTGCTTATATAATTGATCATCACGAATATCTCCTCCCTTTACTGGTTCAATGCTATCTGTTCCATAAATTAACATTTTTGAATTGCGCACCTTTCATTAGTTTCTCCTTTGCACTTACGTGATAATAGGCTTTCTACTCAGGTTTCAAAGTCATGTATTACGGAAAAAAACAAAAAAACCACCGATAGTTTTATGCAAAACATACACGTTATTTGAAGAAGGCAACGGGTGTGTACACGCAGAAGATGCTTTTTTAATATCGGTAGATAAAGGTATTTGTTTAATAATTAGGGTGTATTCCCGATTTTTTGTGATTTCCGCCATGTTTTAATGAAACGTTGCAGTAGTGTTAACCCTGACAGGGTTGTTTTGCCCCGACTCCATGAACGCTTACAAACAATCGGGAATGCACCCGTCAACATGTGCATTAATAATTATCACGTGGAAAGGGTAGATTTAAACTGTTTTAAGGGAAGTGCTGCGTATACTATACTATAAAGCTACATTGTTACTAATTTTTTATTTTGCGGGAATATATCCCGGTTCTTATTTGTCATAAGATTATATTTGGCATTTTTACGCCCTTCGTTCCCACGCAGGAGCATATGGGCAAGTCCTGCCAGTCACAAATTTGCGTCTTGTATTTAATTTGGTATCAAATAAAATTCCACCAGTTCAGGAGTTCTGAATTTATAAAAGGTATTTGTGAATAACAGACTCCCCGTATTTTCTCTTATGTGCTATCCTTATAATCTGTTATGGAATAATTTGGGAATCTGCGGTTCTCTTATCTCTCTTCAAACCCGGCGTATTTAAGATAAATAATCGGTAATGATTTTTAATATCATCACTTTTTTAATTTTGCTTATAACAAAACGTGAACCAAAAAGACTCCCTACTTATTCATATAGATGCTCTATACAGATCGGCACTGTATCTCGTCAAAAATGAACATAACGCATATGATCTGGTCCAGGAAGCCTATTTAAAGGCATTCAAATCTCTCCGGAATGGCGAAATAGTTAATAATGAAAGGGCATGGTTGTTTAAAATATTAATGAATACCTTCATCAATCAATATAGAAAAAGTAAAACAGAACCTTCTTTGGTTGATTTTGACAGCATTGAGTCCTTTCATAAATCAATAAAAGAAGAGGTATTAACGCCCTCAAATACAGAGAATGAGGCAGCATTTGATGAGTTACTTGACTCAGATGTGAAAAAAGCGCTTGAAGAATTACCCGATGATTTTAGACTGGTCGTCTTACTTTCGATAGTAGAGGGCTTTTCCTACAAGGAGATTTCCAAAATGCTTAACTGCCCAATCGGGACAGTAATGTCCAGGATCTATAGGGGACGAAAGTTGTTAAAGGAAAAATTGACAGGTTATGCAAAAAAACATGGCTACGAAAGAGAATAAGAAATGAATTGTACCGATGTAAGAAAATATTTTTATGCCTTTCTCGACAACGAACTCGATGTGGAAAGGAATATCGAGGTTTTGTCGCATATTAATATGTGCCATGCATGCGGCGTGAAAATAGAAAGGGAAAGACTGCTTCAGGAAAGAGTGAAAGAAACTGTTTGTAAGATAAAAGTCCCTGCATACCTTGAGCAAAAAATTTTTAGGAGTGCAGAAAGCCGTCCTAACTTTTTTGCTCAATTTATAAAGAATTTCTCGTTGAGAGGCAGATTCGTATTAGTCTCTGGCATAGCAACCGCAATAGTTCTTATTGCTTGTTTTTTCGTAATACAAAATAAGCTGAAGAAAGATAATATTTTTTACCTCACGGAGTCAAAGTATCACGACTATATAATGAAGCAACTTGTTCCAGACATACGTTTACAGAATGCCGGAGAAATTATAGGACGCCTTCAAAATCGAACCGGCCTAAGTGTAATCCTGCCTGGCATTGAAGAAAATATGCAGATACAGAATGCAAAAGCTATTGTGGATTACTTTCAAAAACAAACTGGTTTAACGGTAACGCTCCCTTTTATGAAGGGAAATGTACAGTTGGTGGGTGCGTCTTTGACTAATATTAACGGCAAAAATGTACCCCTGGTTTTTTACATGCTTGATGATACCCCAATTACGTTGGCTGTGGTTTGTAATTCCGACATCACTTTTAGAAAAATGAAAGAGGTCGTAGCTGATAAGATGGTGGTATATACAGGTACCGGTTTTTGCGGCTCCTGCCAGATTGTTGGATGGAAAGAGACTGGCGCTCAGTACGTTATGGTATCGATGTTAAATAGTGAAAAAATGATAAAAGCGCTTACAAAGGTATAAAAACGGACCATGAATGACAAGAAATTTTTAATATTTAAGATGCGGCTCTAATTCTATATCTTTAACCTTTTTTATTCGATATCGGAGGTATCGGGATTTTAAAATTACTGTTTATTTATATTTTAATTAGTTTGGAAAGAAAGGATGTATCATGATTATAAAAAAGAAGTCTCTGCTTTCTGTGACACTCGGTGTGGCATTTTTTATTGCATCTGCGTTAGTCACCGTTGTATCTGCTGGGGCCAATCCATTCGCACCCGGCGATGCAACCACCTTCAAAACCGATATGGAGAAAAAAACAGAAGGGAAATGTGGTGAGGGTAAGTGCGGTGAAGGAAAATGCGGCAGTGATGAGAAAAAGAAGGAAGGAAAGTGCGGTGAGGATAAATGCGGCGGCAATGAGAAAAAGAAAGAAGGGAAATGTGGCGGTGACGAGGGGAAAACAGAAGGTAAATGCGGTGAAGGCAAATGTGGCGGTGATGAGAAAAAGAAAGAAGGAAAGTGCAGTTAATTAAAATAAACCGATGCCGAATAAAGTGGGCTTACGTGGAGGAACCACAATTCCTTTGCGTAAGCCCTTTTTAGGCGTTCCTTCGCTGTAAGCTGATGTCTCGAATGTTTATTACATTTTGATTTACATGGAAAAAGGTATACTTGCGAAGGTTAATCTATGCGCATTAAAAAACACAATGTAAAATGCTTACTGCGAGGAAAACATAATGTATTTCCTCGCAGTAAGCATGGGTCTGAGAGCATCGGCAGGCGCACATTTCTTTCGGGCGCTGCCGGTTTTATTGCCACACTGCTTTTGTCCCCGGTGATAGCAAGGACTGTTAAAAGCCACGCATCTGCTTTGACAGAAGACCCGTGGCAAACCCTGTCCGTAGTGCAAGACCATCTCTTTCCTTCGGAAGCAGATTCTCCGGGGGCAAAGGAAATCAATGCGATTTCGTATTTGCGCAATATGCTCGCAGATCTGGTGACGGATACTGATGAGAAGGAATTTATACTGAATGGCGTCGGGTGGTTGAATGAACTGGCGATTGAAAGGCACGAAGCCGTTTTTGCAGATTTGCCGCAGTTGCAGCAATCAGATTTGCTGCAACAAATTTCAAAAACCACCGCCGGCAGAAATTGGATTTCTAAGCTAATTTCTTATCTGCTGGAAGCCTTGTTAAGCGATCCTGTGTACGGAGGAAACCCGGACGGCATAGGATGGAAGTGGCTTGAACATCGGCCAGGTTATCCACGGCCGCCGACGAATAAACGTTATTATGACCTGCTAAAAATATGAATACAGATTTTGACGTGTGTATAGTAGGAAGCGGCGCCGGCGCCGGCCCCGTAGCGCTCACCCTTGCAGAATCGGGTTATTCGGTGGTTGTCCTTGAAAAAGGCCCCTGGTTTAAGGAAGAGGATTTTTATAAGGATGAGCTTGCCAGTCGCAGACGCGATGTTTACACGCCGAATCTGCAGGATGAACAGCATGTAATTGAAGAACCGGATGGACTGGGTGGATGGGACTGCGAGCCAACCTCTGTTTCCGGATGGAATTTCTGGAGGGGCTGTTGTGTTGGCGGTTCCTCAAATTTTATGAGCGGATTTTTTTTCCGGATGAAACCCGAAGACTTTCGCTTGCTTTCAACCTTCGGCCCGATAGATGGCGCTAATCTTATAGATTGGCCCATCTCCTACGAAGACCTTGAACCGTATTATACGAAGGTAGAATCGATTGTCGGCGTATCGGGCAGTGTTGTGCCGCATCCACTTCTTGAACCGCGTTCTACCGGCAATTTCCCTTACCCGCCTACGCTGGAACACCCCATTTCCGGATTGTTTGATACTGCCTGCCGCAAACTCGGATTACACCCATTACCGACTCCGCGTGCAATTCTATCCAACAGCGCCATGAAACGGCAAAGCTGCGGCTATTCGGGGTGGTGTGGCAGTTATGGCTGTTCAACCGGCGCTAAAGGCAGCTCCCGGGCAGCATTACTAAATCCTGCCCTTGAAACCGG from Candidatus Kuenenia stuttgartiensis carries:
- a CDS encoding anti-sigma factor family protein; this encodes MNCTDVRKYFYAFLDNELDVERNIEVLSHINMCHACGVKIERERLLQERVKETVCKIKVPAYLEQKIFRSAESRPNFFAQFIKNFSLRGRFVLVSGIATAIVLIACFFVIQNKLKKDNIFYLTESKYHDYIMKQLVPDIRLQNAGEIIGRLQNRTGLSVILPGIEENMQIQNAKAIVDYFQKQTGLTVTLPFMKGNVQLVGASLTNINGKNVPLVFYMLDDTPITLAVVCNSDITFRKMKEVVADKMVVYTGTGFCGSCQIVGWKETGAQYVMVSMLNSEKMIKALTKV
- a CDS encoding sigma-70 family RNA polymerase sigma factor, encoding MNQKDSLLIHIDALYRSALYLVKNEHNAYDLVQEAYLKAFKSLRNGEIVNNERAWLFKILMNTFINQYRKSKTEPSLVDFDSIESFHKSIKEEVLTPSNTENEAAFDELLDSDVKKALEELPDDFRLVVLLSIVEGFSYKEISKMLNCPIGTVMSRIYRGRKLLKEKLTGYAKKHGYERE
- a CDS encoding gluconate 2-dehydrogenase subunit 3 family protein; protein product: MRIKKHNVKCLLRGKHNVFPRSKHGSESIGRRTFLSGAAGFIATLLLSPVIARTVKSHASALTEDPWQTLSVVQDHLFPSEADSPGAKEINAISYLRNMLADLVTDTDEKEFILNGVGWLNELAIERHEAVFADLPQLQQSDLLQQISKTTAGRNWISKLISYLLEALLSDPVYGGNPDGIGWKWLEHRPGYPRPPTNKRYYDLLKI